The following are encoded together in the Candidatus Tectomicrobia bacterium genome:
- a CDS encoding glutamate synthase subunit alpha gives MSQPLIPPPPQGLYDPAQEHDACGVCFVVDIKGRKSRRIIDMAITGLENLSHRGACGCEENTGDGAGILMQMPDKFLRKVCDAEGIALPDPGRYGAGLVFLPPDPIQANYCQTRFEAIVRAEGCDPLGWREVPSDLSPVGPTAKAGAPRFRQLFIGGFDPKAGRMDIERKLYVIRKQIEHAIAKSDLTERLFFHIPSLSAQTIVYKGMLTSHQLAQIFGDLKDPDMETALALVHSRFSTNTFPSWPRAHPYRYLCHNGEINTLRGNINWMHAREALCQSEHLPELEKLLPIVIETGSDSAMFDNVLEFLYMAGYELPHAMLMMIPEPWSGHESMDEERKAFYEYHGCIMEPWDGPASIAFTDGTTIGAV, from the coding sequence ATGAGCCAGCCGCTGATTCCCCCGCCGCCCCAGGGCCTCTACGACCCCGCCCAAGAGCACGACGCCTGCGGCGTCTGCTTCGTGGTGGACATCAAGGGCCGCAAGTCCAGGCGCATCATCGACATGGCCATCACCGGCCTGGAGAACCTCTCCCACCGAGGTGCCTGCGGCTGCGAGGAGAACACCGGCGACGGCGCCGGCATCCTCATGCAGATGCCGGACAAGTTCCTCCGCAAGGTGTGCGACGCCGAGGGTATCGCGCTGCCCGATCCGGGGCGCTACGGGGCGGGCCTCGTCTTCCTGCCCCCCGACCCCATACAGGCCAACTACTGCCAGACGCGGTTCGAGGCCATCGTCCGGGCCGAGGGCTGCGATCCCCTGGGCTGGCGGGAGGTGCCCTCCGATCTTTCGCCCGTCGGCCCGACGGCCAAGGCCGGGGCGCCCCGCTTCCGGCAACTCTTCATCGGCGGCTTCGATCCCAAGGCGGGGCGGATGGACATCGAGCGCAAGCTCTACGTCATCCGCAAGCAGATCGAGCACGCCATCGCCAAGAGCGACCTGACCGAGCGGCTCTTCTTCCACATCCCCAGCCTCTCGGCCCAGACCATCGTCTACAAGGGCATGCTGACCAGTCACCAGCTCGCCCAGATCTTCGGCGACCTCAAGGACCCCGACATGGAGACGGCGCTGGCCCTCGTGCACTCGCGCTTCTCCACCAACACCTTCCCGTCCTGGCCGCGGGCGCATCCCTACCGCTACCTCTGCCACAACGGCGAGATCAACACCCTGCGCGGCAACATCAACTGGATGCACGCCCGCGAGGCGCTCTGCCAGTCGGAGCACCTGCCCGAGCTCGAGAAGCTCCTGCCCATCGTCATCGAGACCGGGAGCGACTCGGCCATGTTCGACAACGTGCTCGAGTTCCTCTACATGGCGGGCTACGAGCTGCCCCACGCCATGCTCATGATGATCCCCGAGCCGTGGAGCGGCCACGAGTCCATGGACGAGGAGCGCAAGGCCTTCTACGAGTACCACGGCTGCATCATGGAGCCCTGGGACGGCCCGGCCTCCATCGCCTTCACCGACGGCACCACCATCGGCGCCGT
- a CDS encoding lytic transglycosylase domain-containing protein, with amino-acid sequence MSEVEIQILIHRIASSHGLDPFLVEAVVRMESMFDPKAKSPRGAMGLMQLTQQTAKYLGIEDPWDVRENLEGGMRYLKELLALYPERPELALAAYNAGPYAVKRHNGIPPYAETRLYVKRVMAEYRRLMREARLRF; translated from the coding sequence ATGAGCGAGGTGGAGATACAGATCCTGATCCACCGCATCGCCTCCTCCCACGGCCTCGACCCATTCCTGGTGGAAGCCGTCGTGCGGATGGAAAGCATGTTCGACCCCAAGGCCAAATCCCCCCGGGGCGCCATGGGGCTGATGCAGCTCACCCAGCAGACGGCCAAGTACCTGGGCATCGAGGATCCGTGGGACGTCCGCGAGAACCTCGAGGGCGGCATGCGCTACCTGAAGGAGCTCCTCGCTCTGTATCCGGAGAGGCCCGAGCTCGCCCTGGCCGCCTACAACGCCGGGCCCTACGCCGTGAAGCGGCACAACGGCATCCCTCCCTACGCAGAGACCCGTCTGTACGTGAAGCGGGTGATGGCGGAGTACCGGCGCCTGATGCGGGAGGCCCGCCTGCGCTTCTGA
- a CDS encoding PA2778 family cysteine peptidase: MTKAKAEITTVPFFPDDKFYCGPASLAMVLNWTGDRVSRDALVPMVYTPGRKGTLQSEIITAARRRGRLAYPVSTLKELLREVSSGHPVIVLQNLGLSWYPKWHYAVVVGYDLAEKNVILHSGVEKETPMPLRLFELTWARGDHWAVVVLLPGTLPESAVERNYLNAVVGLERAGQWEAAASAYQAALKRWPSSLAALIGLGNSRYEMRDLAGAEKAFLEAIHIHPTAAPAYNNLAQVLADTGRRREALLHVERAIMLGGPMKPFFLKTREKIQENGGTWQDEDLPVLEKHM, translated from the coding sequence GTGACCAAAGCCAAGGCCGAAATCACGACCGTGCCCTTCTTCCCGGACGATAAGTTCTACTGCGGTCCCGCTTCTCTCGCCATGGTCCTGAACTGGACCGGCGACCGGGTGAGCCGGGACGCTCTCGTCCCGATGGTCTACACGCCCGGGCGGAAGGGCACGCTGCAATCGGAGATCATCACCGCGGCCCGCCGCCGCGGCCGGCTCGCCTATCCCGTCTCGACCCTCAAGGAGCTCTTGCGGGAGGTGAGCTCGGGCCATCCGGTCATCGTCCTTCAGAACCTGGGGCTCTCCTGGTATCCCAAGTGGCACTACGCCGTGGTCGTCGGGTACGACCTCGCCGAGAAGAACGTCATTCTCCACTCGGGCGTCGAGAAGGAGACGCCCATGCCCCTGCGCCTGTTCGAGCTCACCTGGGCGCGGGGGGATCATTGGGCCGTGGTCGTCCTCCTGCCGGGGACCCTCCCGGAAAGCGCCGTGGAGCGGAATTACCTGAACGCCGTGGTCGGCCTCGAGCGCGCCGGGCAGTGGGAGGCGGCCGCGTCGGCGTACCAGGCGGCCCTCAAGCGATGGCCGAGCAGCCTGGCCGCGCTGATCGGGCTGGGGAACAGCCGGTATGAGATGAGGGATCTCGCCGGCGCCGAAAAGGCATTTCTCGAGGCCATTCATATCCATCCCACCGCCGCCCCCGCGTACAACAACCTCGCCCAAGTGCTCGCGGACACCGGACGGAGAAGGGAAGCCCTCCTCCACGTCGAGCGGGCGATCATGCTTGGCGGGCCCATGAAGCCGTTCTTCTTGAAGACGCGGGAAAAGATTCAAGAGAATGGGGGGACATGGCAAGATGAGGACCTTCCTGTGCTGGAGAAGCATATGTAG
- a CDS encoding PA2779 family protein, with protein MKKLGRKMKAVALVLSVALIGAQFTLNSAEASMIRTEQMLAKATTQDSPGDREKIRQFMAREDVRAQMKTMGVNPDEAEMRVASLSDAEAAKLAGRIDSLPAGQGLGETILIVALVVFIVLLITDLVGATRVFPWTRPVR; from the coding sequence ATGAAGAAGTTGGGACGCAAGATGAAGGCCGTCGCACTCGTTTTGTCGGTCGCGCTCATCGGGGCGCAGTTCACCCTGAACTCGGCGGAAGCCTCGATGATCCGCACGGAGCAGATGCTGGCCAAGGCCACCACCCAGGACAGCCCCGGCGACCGGGAGAAGATCCGCCAGTTCATGGCGCGAGAGGACGTCCGCGCCCAGATGAAGACCATGGGCGTGAATCCCGACGAGGCCGAGATGCGCGTGGCGAGCCTGTCCGACGCCGAAGCCGCGAAACTCGCCGGCCGCATCGACTCCCTTCCCGCCGGCCAGGGCCTGGGCGAAACCATCCTGATCGTCGCCCTGGTCGTCTTCATCGTCCTGCTGATCACCGATCTGGTCGGCGCGACCCGGGTCTTCCCGTGGACGCGGCCGGTCCGCTAA